CTACAGTGATACAAGTCTTTTGGCTGTTGGTTATGCTGATGGTGTTATTAAGATTTGGGATATGTTCTCAAAAACGGTTCTTTTGAGTTTCAACGGTCATAGGTCTGCTGTAACTCAACTTTTATTCGATTCCACGGGTACAAGATTAATTTCAGGTTCCAGAGACTCGAATATCATCGTCTGGGATTTAGTAAGTGAAGTAGGCCTTTACAAATTACGTTCACATAAGGATTCCATTACAGGTCTTTCGCTGCCCGATGAAAATTGGTTGATGAGTGTTTCTAAGGATGGACTCATTAAGCTTTGGGATTTAAAGATTCAACAGTGTGTAGAAACACATATTGCACATCCGGGTGAATGTTGGGCCCTTGGTGTTGATGAAGACGTTGTTGTCACTACAAGTTCAGATTCtcaaataaaaatttggcATTTGGATTTAGACGCCGATGCTGGTGTTAAAGTTACAGAGAAGGGTATTTTCGAGAAGCAGAGTAAACAAAGAGGTGTAGCAGTTAGTTTTATTACTGTTTCAGATGGtaccaaattcttctaTGTTCAAAATGCTGATAAAACCCTAGAAATTATTAGGCTgaggaaagaagaagagataTCAAGAgctttaaagaaaagagagaaaaggTTCAAGGAAAAAGGAATgactgatgaagaaatccAACAAAATTTTAAGGAATCTTATATCTCTATTATAATGCACTCATTCCAAGTCTTGAGGTCAGCGTTCAAAATCAGAGCTGCTTCATGGGCTGTCACTACGTCTTCCAAATTGGAGTTAACAGTTACTACCTCTGGTAATACAATTGAGTACTACTCAATACCGTACGAGAAAAGAGAACCTAAGCATCCAACACCGATCAGGGTTCATTCCATCGAGTTACAAGGTCACAGGACTGACGTTCGTGCCATCGATATCAgtgatgatggtaaattgttGGCTACTGCTTCTAATGGTCtattgaagatttggaatATTAGAACAAAGACTTGTTTAAGAACTTTTGAATGTGGATATGCATTGACCTGTAAATTCTTGCCAGGTGGTGTTCTGGTGATAGTTGGTACTAGGAGTGGTCAATTACAATTGTTTGATCTTGCATCTTCAACTATATTAGAAAATAACGAAGAAGCTCACGATGCCGCAATCTGGTCTCTTGACATTACTTCTGATGGTAGGAGATTGGTTACAGGATCAGCAGATAAAACAgtcaaattttggaatttcattgtggaagaaaagaaagtcCCTGGTACAACCGATAAGTTGATCCCTACGATGAGTCTTCATCACGATACTACTTTAGAGATGAGCGATGACATATTGAGTGTGAAGATTTCACCAGAGAACAAGTTGTTAGCAGTTTCACTGTTGGATAACACGGTCAAGGTCTTTTATTTGGAAACtatgaaatttttcttaAGCTTGTACGGTCATAAATTACCAGTATTGTCGATTGACATTTCCTTTGATTCTAAACTTATCATCACTTCTTCGGCAGATAAGAACATTAAAATATGGGGTTTAGATTTTGGTGATTGTCATAAATCACTTTTCGCCCATCAAGACTCTATTATGAACGTAAAATTTTTACCAGAATCCCataatttcttcagttGTTCTAAAGATGCAACTGTTAAATACTGGGACggtgataaatttgaaacGATTCAGAAGCTAGCTGGCCATCAGAGTGAAGTTTGGGCTTTAGCGGTAGCTAGGAGTGGTACTTGCGTCATATCTGTTTCCCATGACAGCAGTATAAGAGTTTGGGAAGAAACTGATGATCAAGTGtttttagaagaagaacgtgaaagagaattggaggaacaaaatgaagaaggtcTACTGACCTCGTTAGAGGAAGGTTCTGGGGATTCGGCTTTCAAGcaagatgaaaaggatgatGATCATGATGATGCAGTCGATGTGCATAAGCAGACCGTGGAGTCCTTAAAGGCTGGTGAAAGATTAATGGAAGCAATTGATTTGGGGATCCCAGAGATAGAGGCATGGGAAATTTACGAGAAGGAATTAcaactttggaagaagaagaaacaggGTGTGGAGCCTGAGAGACCACAAGATAATGCTATTTTGTTGGCCATTAACAAAAGACCAGAAGAATATATCATGGACACCTTAGTGAGGATAAAACCATCACAATTAGAAGACGCCTTATTGACACTTCCTTTTTCATAcgtttt
The genomic region above belongs to Zygosaccharomyces rouxii strain CBS732 chromosome F complete sequence and contains:
- the DIP2 gene encoding snoRNA-binding rRNA-processing protein DIP2 (similar to uniprot|Q12220 Saccharomyces cerevisiae YLR129W DIP2 Nucleolar protein specifically associated with the U3 snoRNA part of the large ribonucleoprotein complex known as the small subunit (SSU) processome required for 18S rRNA biogenesis part of the active pre- rRNA processing complex) — translated: MVKSYQRFEQSSVFGVVSSGDNSIWIPAENKRTNGPGQIITGALENVNIWDIKTGELVSHLSDGLPPGAIDARTTKPAEVTYMQYYSDTSLLAVGYADGVIKIWDMFSKTVLLSFNGHRSAVTQLLFDSTGTRLISGSRDSNIIVWDLVSEVGLYKLRSHKDSITGLSLPDENWLMSVSKDGLIKLWDLKIQQCVETHIAHPGECWALGVDEDVVVTTSSDSQIKIWHLDLDADAGVKVTEKGIFEKQSKQRGVAVSFITVSDGTKFFYVQNADKTLEIIRLRKEEEISRALKKREKRFKEKGMTDEEIQQNFKESYISIIMHSFQVLRSAFKIRAASWAVTTSSKLELTVTTSGNTIEYYSIPYEKREPKHPTPIRVHSIELQGHRTDVRAIDISDDGKLLATASNGLLKIWNIRTKTCLRTFECGYALTCKFLPGGVLVIVGTRSGQLQLFDLASSTILENNEEAHDAAIWSLDITSDGRRLVTGSADKTVKFWNFIVEEKKVPGTTDKLIPTMSLHHDTTLEMSDDILSVKISPENKLLAVSLLDNTVKVFYLETMKFFLSLYGHKLPVLSIDISFDSKLIITSSADKNIKIWGLDFGDCHKSLFAHQDSIMNVKFLPESHNFFSCSKDATVKYWDGDKFETIQKLAGHQSEVWALAVARSGTCVISVSHDSSIRVWEETDDQVFLEEERERELEEQNEEGLLTSLEEGSGDSAFKQDEKDDDHDDAVDVHKQTVESLKAGERLMEAIDLGIPEIEAWEIYEKELQLWKKKKQGVEPERPQDNAILLAINKRPEEYIMDTLVRIKPSQLEDALLTLPFSYVLKFLKFLDTVLQDKKLLHNHLSLICKNLFFIVQSNHRELVSQKNEELKQRITRVKNELREALKNNEDDLGFNIEGLKFIKQQWNLKHNYEFVDEFDQRKQAEKTAKKRVFETLS